One window of Hujiaoplasma nucleasis genomic DNA carries:
- a CDS encoding HD-GYP domain-containing protein: MLLNPCKKQKEIEYISIHDFLTGIYNRRYFVEAFMKFDHPNYYPLGLMMVDLNGLKILNDAYGHDKGDIALKEVARVLNEETQKEDIVCRIGGDEFAIIFKNTQVLILDKIKDNIGRKLSQVFVENIPLSVAVGYEVKLDEVRTFEEIMKNAENQMYRNKLTEGKSIRNNSIKAILKTLTDKFEEEKIHSDRVSHYCRLIGQKLNIKTDDLNELEIAGLFHDIGKISIPDHILHKKSFLSKEDYEIIKTHTENGYNILRAADKYSNLAEYALTHHEHWNGLGYPRGLSKEEIPLFSRIIAIADAYEAMTSDRVYRKAMSQEDAVREIIRCSGSQFDPLIARIFVEEVLGFDFDSDMS; the protein is encoded by the coding sequence ATATTACTGAACCCATGCAAAAAACAAAAAGAAATTGAGTACATAAGTATTCATGATTTTTTAACAGGTATTTATAATCGCCGATATTTTGTTGAAGCCTTTATGAAGTTTGATCACCCTAATTATTATCCTTTGGGTCTTATGATGGTCGATTTGAATGGATTGAAAATCCTAAATGATGCTTATGGTCATGATAAAGGTGATATAGCTTTAAAAGAGGTTGCTAGAGTTCTAAATGAAGAAACACAAAAAGAGGATATTGTTTGTCGAATAGGCGGCGATGAATTTGCGATTATTTTTAAGAACACTCAAGTTCTTATCTTAGATAAGATTAAAGATAATATTGGTAGAAAATTATCTCAGGTGTTTGTCGAAAATATACCATTATCTGTAGCTGTCGGCTACGAAGTTAAGCTTGATGAAGTAAGAACTTTTGAAGAGATAATGAAAAATGCTGAAAATCAAATGTATCGTAATAAGTTGACAGAAGGTAAATCAATTAGAAACAACTCAATTAAAGCCATTTTAAAAACTTTGACTGACAAATTTGAAGAAGAAAAAATTCATTCGGACAGAGTGAGTCATTATTGCCGACTTATTGGCCAAAAACTGAATATTAAAACTGATGATTTGAATGAATTAGAAATTGCAGGTTTATTTCATGACATAGGTAAAATTTCAATTCCTGATCATATTTTGCATAAAAAAAGCTTTTTAAGTAAAGAGGATTATGAAATCATTAAAACACATACTGAAAATGGCTATAATATATTACGTGCTGCAGATAAGTACTCAAATTTAGCAGAATATGCCTTAACACACCATGAACATTGGAATGGTCTAGGTTACCCAAGAGGATTATCAAAAGAAGAAATACCTTTGTTTTCTAGAATAATAGCTATAGCGGATGCTTATGAAGCAATGACTTCAGATCGTGTCTATCGAAAAGCTATGAGTCAAGAAGATGCTGTTAGAGAAATAATAAGGTGTTCGGGTTCTCAGTTTGATCCTTTGATTGCTAGAATTTTTGTAGAAGAAGTTTTAGGATTTGATTTTGATAGTGACATGAGTTAG
- a CDS encoding cache domain-containing protein, producing MKFIKKPMILASIYLIISFATLSYFFFMSYQLVEEKQKEVLLVELENTCKEINEEFIEIDTIIKTLESYLSLDTNDGELLDLLVTIDQKYESIASIYLGKTDKSMVNSSGFVPGPDFDLRTRIWYSSAIASEGTIFTPAFVNASKDRVIVTAAKAIYDQNTLIGVLAVDIDIRTIAAFVSEKEIGDNGYAILLDSNNHLLAYPGMDLAIIELKDVSNFEENLLAVRDQGTYEDFYISDEQGVLSVGEIESNNYQLLVFLPQSEFALSLIFISRMFVFLGLIMLVIAVIVLLIYNFRVRKPLDLLLRDIDQIDVSKTIDYRLPKLHKDDYDHIRNALNKVLEATDLFFQEKQDAQHQLSIENQRVRLLMESATDIIFEIDKDRRYVSIFGRGLNLLQLKASDFLGKTVVEIFGEKSIERDKIYEDALKGKHRVYDWEYQIDGLSLFFESSISPIFDESKNIVGAVGITRDITEPMQKTKRN from the coding sequence ATGAAGTTTATCAAAAAACCAATGATATTGGCTAGTATCTATCTCATTATTTCTTTTGCGACCCTTTCATATTTCTTTTTTATGTCTTATCAATTGGTGGAAGAAAAGCAAAAAGAAGTTTTGCTTGTTGAACTTGAAAATACTTGCAAAGAAATAAATGAAGAATTTATTGAGATTGATACGATCATTAAAACCCTTGAATCTTATTTAAGTCTAGATACGAATGATGGTGAATTATTAGATTTATTAGTTACTATAGATCAAAAATATGAATCCATAGCATCTATCTACTTGGGTAAGACAGATAAATCTATGGTTAATTCATCGGGTTTTGTTCCAGGGCCAGATTTTGATTTAAGGACTAGAATTTGGTATAGTTCAGCCATTGCTTCGGAAGGCACCATTTTTACGCCAGCTTTTGTCAATGCATCAAAGGATAGGGTTATTGTAACAGCGGCTAAGGCAATCTATGACCAAAATACTTTAATTGGGGTTTTGGCAGTAGATATAGATATTAGAACAATAGCTGCCTTTGTTTCCGAAAAAGAAATAGGAGATAATGGGTACGCAATATTATTAGATTCTAACAATCACTTATTAGCATATCCAGGAATGGATTTAGCTATCATTGAGTTAAAAGATGTTAGTAATTTTGAAGAGAATTTACTAGCAGTTCGTGATCAAGGTACATATGAAGATTTTTATATTAGCGATGAACAAGGTGTATTAAGTGTTGGTGAAATTGAGTCGAATAATTACCAATTATTGGTTTTCTTACCTCAAAGTGAATTTGCTTTAAGTTTGATTTTTATATCTCGGATGTTTGTCTTTTTAGGTCTTATTATGTTAGTTATAGCGGTTATTGTATTATTGATATATAATTTTAGGGTTAGAAAGCCATTAGATTTATTGTTAAGAGATATAGATCAAATCGATGTTTCAAAAACAATAGACTATCGCCTGCCTAAATTACATAAAGATGATTATGACCATATTAGAAATGCCTTGAATAAGGTTTTGGAAGCTACAGACTTGTTTTTTCAAGAAAAACAAGATGCTCAACACCAACTATCTATAGAAAACCAAAGGGTTAGACTCTTAATGGAGTCTGCCACAGATATTATTTTTGAGATAGATAAAGATAGAAGGTATGTTTCTATCTTTGGTAGAGGTTTAAATTTGTTACAGTTGAAGGCAAGCGATTTTCTTGGTAAGACAGTTGTAGAAATATTTGGTGAAAAAAGTATAGAAAGAGATAAAATTTACGAAGATGCATTAAAAGGTAAACATAGAGTTTATGATTGGGAATATCAAATTGATGGCTTAAGTTTATTTTTTGAATCTTCTATTTCGCCAATTTTTGATGAATCGAAAAATATTGTTGGTGCTGTAGGAATCACTAGAGATATTACTGAACCCATGCAAAAAACAAAAAGAAATTGA
- a CDS encoding lysophospholipid acyltransferase family protein: protein MATTIFFITYLFYTISLSYFVSIWFIPLWMIVTYPLGFLSVMLVYYLHIPIVLILKPTHPYKTYLLRSISFFLNKFIFGLDIEYKGQDNIPKDVPLVVYANHKSYSDAFPILQVFNRPITFSPKLSISRLPFISLYLRSYRAFFIDRKNIRHTAKSLTFAIDTIKSGMALIVFPEGSVKYREDETVSKMKAGSFKLALKSQANILPIRIDGLDRVRDNFPFKRTKRKVTILKAIPYEDYKDMSTIEIAKVVMDHINNYNN from the coding sequence ATGGCGACAACTATTTTTTTTATCACTTATTTATTTTATACAATAAGCTTATCTTATTTTGTAAGTATTTGGTTTATTCCCTTATGGATGATAGTAACTTATCCATTGGGTTTTTTATCAGTGATGTTGGTTTATTATCTACATATACCTATTGTCTTAATACTAAAGCCGACACATCCATATAAAACTTATTTATTAAGGAGCATTTCTTTTTTTCTTAATAAATTTATATTTGGTTTAGATATAGAATACAAGGGTCAAGATAATATACCAAAAGATGTTCCTTTGGTAGTCTACGCGAATCATAAATCTTATTCAGATGCCTTTCCAATCTTACAGGTTTTTAATAGGCCGATTACATTTTCTCCAAAATTGTCTATTTCTAGATTGCCTTTTATCAGTTTATATTTAAGGTCTTATAGGGCATTTTTTATTGATAGAAAGAACATTAGACATACAGCGAAGTCTTTGACTTTTGCTATTGATACGATAAAGAGTGGTATGGCCTTAATTGTGTTTCCTGAAGGTAGTGTAAAATATAGGGAAGATGAAACGGTAAGTAAAATGAAAGCAGGTTCTTTTAAGTTGGCTTTAAAATCTCAAGCAAATATTTTGCCTATTAGAATTGATGGGCTTGATAGGGTTAGGGATAATTTCCCTTTTAAGAGAACTAAAAGAAAAGTAACGATATTAAAAGCGATCCCTTATGAAGATTATAAAGATATGTCTACTATAGAAATAGCAAAAGTAGTCATGGATCATATTAATAATTATAATAACTGA
- a CDS encoding PH domain-containing protein has product MEKKLAENINKFHLVTRAIGSSIFYIGFIVLIFLPMNLFGEDIFKTLALILLGFIVIILLIFNFVITRFIYKLYGYEINENYLLIKKGVLFRKNSFIPIKRIQHLDKFQGPIQSLFKITTLIIYTAGSNDFIMGIPEDEIDLVIQQIRENLQVYLDSKEVIIDES; this is encoded by the coding sequence ATGGAAAAAAAATTAGCAGAGAATATTAATAAGTTCCATCTAGTCACACGTGCTATTGGCTCTAGCATCTTTTATATCGGCTTCATAGTACTCATATTTTTGCCAATGAATCTTTTTGGAGAAGATATCTTTAAAACACTAGCACTCATATTATTAGGTTTTATTGTTATTATTTTACTGATCTTCAATTTCGTCATAACTCGATTTATTTATAAACTATATGGCTATGAGATCAATGAGAATTATCTTCTTATAAAGAAGGGTGTTTTATTTAGAAAAAATTCTTTCATTCCTATAAAAAGAATACAACATTTAGATAAATTTCAAGGTCCAATTCAAAGTCTATTTAAGATTACAACTCTTATTATATATACAGCTGGATCAAATGATTTTATTATGGGCATTCCAGAAGATGAAATAGACTTAGTTATTCAACAAATCAGAGAAAACCTTCAAGTTTATTTAGATTCTAAAGAGGTCATCATTGATGAATCCTAA
- a CDS encoding PH domain-containing protein → MNPKYHIAKRKYIYDVLKSIFTSFIISSFSIGLLYEKAEEELLELSTSQSLVITTIFISTLIVQLILYWLILRKYIFSDQDQSFLIEKGLFFKRKVNIPYKNIHTISIKRRFRDLILGLSTLQFDTGTTTTIAPEGNIVVDKAYAPVLKKFIEEKRNNKNTSLPSPVDFKQDEEENLEYLYEAKWTKLLLMGLLKQGFLLVALLISVILFGLVMTITKFDPEINQRKLLIILIIIYFIILILILIILMLYYLFKFYHYRLNIEGDSISYRYGLFNKVEFKLSKKRINAIHINQSILFRFFGYYELSVSALGIGDNFGNSENKIESKSLLLMVKKHTMNELISFLDYPALDDFQLLKPKKFRLLNFIYLPILFLLIINIPIYIFLSFPIIDFMVPVIMNILLSVLYIIGLFLWMNNHIIGKNKNTYFLQKGAFTLKKTMIKKTRIQMITYQQNPLLLIESIGNIRISYKALGANICMRNFESSDYLLLKESLLTEKISYKTDQ, encoded by the coding sequence ATGAATCCTAAATATCATATTGCCAAGAGAAAGTATATATATGATGTCCTTAAATCCATTTTTACTTCCTTTATAATATCTAGTTTTTCAATTGGTCTTCTCTATGAAAAAGCCGAGGAAGAACTTTTAGAACTAAGTACGAGTCAATCACTTGTCATAACAACTATATTTATAAGCACACTTATTGTTCAACTTATCCTATATTGGCTTATTTTAAGAAAGTATATTTTTTCTGACCAAGATCAATCTTTCTTAATTGAAAAAGGGCTATTTTTTAAAAGAAAAGTTAATATTCCATATAAAAACATTCATACTATCTCTATAAAGAGAAGGTTTAGGGATTTAATATTAGGCCTTTCTACCCTTCAATTTGATACTGGCACTACCACTACTATCGCTCCTGAAGGAAATATTGTTGTGGATAAGGCTTATGCACCTGTCTTAAAAAAGTTTATCGAAGAAAAAAGAAACAATAAAAATACTTCGCTACCATCACCAGTTGACTTTAAGCAAGATGAAGAAGAAAATCTAGAATATTTATATGAAGCTAAATGGACAAAACTATTATTAATGGGTCTTTTAAAACAAGGCTTCTTATTGGTTGCTTTACTTATAAGTGTCATTCTTTTTGGACTTGTGATGACAATTACGAAATTTGATCCAGAAATCAATCAAAGGAAACTTTTGATAATCTTAATCATCATATATTTCATAATTCTTATCTTGATTCTTATAATATTAATGCTTTATTATTTGTTTAAATTCTATCATTATCGATTAAATATTGAAGGTGATAGCATTAGCTATCGTTATGGTTTGTTCAATAAAGTAGAATTTAAACTAAGTAAAAAAAGAATTAATGCTATTCATATCAACCAATCTATTCTTTTTAGGTTCTTTGGTTATTATGAGCTTAGTGTTTCCGCATTAGGTATCGGTGATAATTTCGGTAATTCAGAAAATAAAATTGAAAGTAAATCACTCTTACTTATGGTGAAAAAGCATACAATGAATGAATTAATCAGTTTTTTAGACTATCCAGCTTTAGATGACTTCCAATTATTAAAACCTAAAAAATTTAGATTGCTTAATTTTATATATTTACCTATATTATTCTTATTAATCATCAACATACCAATCTATATTTTTCTTTCATTTCCTATCATTGATTTTATGGTTCCAGTAATCATGAATATTCTTTTGTCGGTTCTTTATATTATTGGTTTATTCTTATGGATGAATAACCATATTATTGGAAAAAATAAGAATACTTACTTTCTTCAAAAAGGAGCTTTCACTTTGAAAAAAACAATGATAAAAAAGACTAGAATCCAGATGATAACTTACCAACAAAATCCTCTACTTCTAATTGAAAGCATTGGAAATATTAGAATCTCATATAAGGCTTTAGGCGCAAACATTTGTATGAGAAATTTTGAATCAAGTGACTATTTATTACTGAAAGAATCTTTACTTACTGAGAAGATATCATACAAAACGGACCAATAA
- a CDS encoding LytTR family DNA-binding domain-containing protein, with translation MFKLKVKDNKHQNIKEQLKLKESPNYSYVITDDKNLVEEDKINIVFNHNHILEMNKVLDLLVKGQDLYINGYNQFGEKRVECRNIHYIISQQDDVFAVLSQTKLIVKMKLYELEELLLDKQFIRVSKYCLVNIGKINYIRSLLNSKLELQMDNGDLCEVNRYYLKEFKEALKL, from the coding sequence ATGTTTAAATTGAAAGTCAAAGATAATAAACACCAAAACATCAAAGAGCAATTGAAGTTAAAAGAATCACCAAACTATTCTTACGTTATTACAGACGATAAGAATCTTGTGGAAGAAGACAAAATCAATATAGTCTTTAACCACAATCACATCCTTGAAATGAATAAAGTATTAGATTTACTTGTCAAGGGTCAAGATCTTTATATCAATGGTTACAATCAATTTGGTGAAAAAAGAGTTGAATGCCGAAATATCCATTACATTATTTCCCAACAAGATGATGTTTTTGCAGTTCTATCTCAAACTAAACTCATTGTAAAAATGAAGCTCTATGAGTTAGAGGAACTATTATTGGACAAACAATTTATACGTGTCAGTAAATATTGCTTAGTTAACATTGGAAAAATCAACTACATTCGCTCTCTTTTAAATTCTAAACTAGAATTACAAATGGACAATGGTGATCTTTGTGAAGTCAATCGCTATTATTTAAAAGAGTTTAAGGAAGCCCTTAAACTATAA
- a CDS encoding beta-propeller domain-containing protein: MSIIFENLYLFIAGILSLTFLILMMVKVVREFYFNKLLKEKHSQMRISGVNRSFSKRMGLLTTTAFAPILIFVLIVALSVNPPSIPSGNLQEIRSSNDILEIYNEYQELTGSFYENRDDIFLEDAAAESPENEQGSDDYSETNVQVQGVDEMDNVITDGKYIYQMRNNQVLITLAYTFSQESNVLSNYKIIEYIDEETSCPSGMYVTGLYVDDNYLVVVGSEYQYYCNPIKNGEDSTLDVYYYDYWYGYNNNVKIYVYDKNDDFALTGEYDLSGNLIGTRKIDDKIYVVTNSWLPLNNEDIVIDDYLPTYSINEESNVAKYEDISYVKGIAPNSFTSFFAIDLANESIDLEVVLGDSGYNLYVSHNNIYLVGNIYYYPAEDQDESTETINYYQPKTAIQKISINDANLEYSNTGIVPGYTLNQFSMDESDGYLRIATTTGWWGEDINNRLFILDENLDEVSRLENLGKPRETIRSVRFVGDYGYIVTFEQTDPFYVINLSDPENPLIEGELEIPGFSTYLQTLNNQFMLGIGFGDSNGGTNGLKISIYDISDKTNPQVFDEVIFDYADFGWGWSSATYNHKDLLVSLSKGIIALPFSTYDWSQESGYVYNSGILVYHFDEINGLSKSGFITHDQNSDEEVYVYKIKFIDQYFYTISSQYIKASLISQPETILNSVTLPSYENPIYQD; the protein is encoded by the coding sequence ATGTCAATTATCTTTGAAAATCTATATTTATTTATTGCTGGAATCTTATCCCTTACTTTTCTAATTCTTATGATGGTCAAAGTCGTAAGAGAATTTTACTTTAACAAATTATTAAAAGAAAAACATAGTCAAATGCGTATATCTGGTGTTAATCGTTCTTTTTCCAAAAGAATGGGTCTTTTAACCACCACAGCTTTTGCGCCAATCTTGATCTTTGTATTGATTGTGGCTCTTAGTGTAAATCCACCAAGCATTCCAAGTGGTAATTTACAAGAAATTCGTAGTTCTAATGATATTTTAGAAATTTATAATGAGTATCAAGAACTCACAGGTTCTTTCTATGAAAATCGTGATGATATCTTTCTTGAAGATGCTGCTGCAGAAAGTCCTGAAAACGAACAAGGTTCTGATGATTACTCTGAAACCAATGTACAAGTTCAAGGGGTTGATGAAATGGATAATGTCATCACTGATGGCAAATATATCTATCAAATGCGAAACAACCAAGTATTAATTACCCTTGCATATACCTTTTCTCAAGAATCAAATGTTCTTTCAAACTATAAAATCATTGAATATATTGATGAAGAAACATCTTGCCCTAGTGGTATGTATGTGACAGGTCTTTATGTAGATGATAATTATTTAGTTGTGGTTGGGTCTGAATATCAATATTACTGTAATCCTATTAAAAATGGTGAGGATTCTACACTAGATGTCTACTACTATGATTACTGGTATGGCTACAACAATAATGTCAAAATCTATGTATATGACAAAAATGATGATTTTGCTTTAACCGGTGAATATGATTTGTCAGGTAATCTTATCGGAACTCGTAAAATTGATGATAAAATCTATGTTGTAACCAATTCTTGGCTACCTTTGAATAATGAAGATATAGTCATTGATGATTACTTACCAACTTATTCTATCAATGAAGAATCAAATGTTGCAAAATATGAAGATATTTCTTATGTTAAAGGTATCGCTCCTAATTCATTCACAAGTTTTTTTGCTATAGATTTAGCTAATGAAAGTATTGATTTGGAAGTAGTATTAGGTGATAGTGGCTATAATTTATATGTCTCTCACAACAATATTTATTTAGTAGGAAATATATATTATTATCCAGCTGAAGACCAAGATGAGTCTACCGAGACTATAAATTATTATCAACCTAAAACGGCTATTCAAAAAATTTCAATCAATGATGCAAATCTTGAATACTCTAACACTGGTATCGTTCCAGGTTACACTTTAAATCAATTCTCAATGGATGAATCAGATGGTTACTTAAGAATCGCCACAACCACTGGTTGGTGGGGTGAAGATATTAACAATCGTCTATTTATTCTTGACGAAAACCTTGATGAAGTTTCAAGACTTGAAAATCTTGGTAAACCAAGAGAAACTATTCGAAGTGTACGTTTTGTTGGTGACTATGGATACATCGTAACCTTTGAACAAACAGATCCTTTCTATGTCATTAACTTAAGCGATCCTGAAAACCCTCTTATAGAAGGCGAACTAGAAATTCCTGGATTCAGCACTTACTTGCAAACCCTTAACAATCAATTTATGTTAGGGATTGGTTTCGGAGATTCAAATGGTGGAACTAATGGATTAAAGATATCCATTTATGATATATCTGATAAGACAAATCCTCAAGTATTCGATGAAGTTATATTTGATTACGCAGACTTTGGATGGGGTTGGTCTTCTGCAACTTACAATCATAAAGATTTACTTGTCTCTTTATCTAAAGGTATTATTGCTTTACCATTCTCAACTTATGATTGGAGTCAAGAATCAGGTTATGTTTATAATAGTGGTATCTTAGTATATCACTTTGATGAAATCAATGGACTAAGTAAATCTGGTTTTATAACCCATGATCAAAACTCTGATGAAGAAGTATATGTCTACAAAATTAAATTTATTGACCAATACTTCTATACCATTTCATCTCAGTATATAAAGGCTTCTTTAATTAGCCAACCAGAAACCATATTGAATTCAGTGACATTACCATCTTATGAAAATCCTATCTACCAAGATTAA
- a CDS encoding PAS domain S-box protein, whose translation MWREYIHSSEQLNIMVDAMNAGSWVWNIQSRDIMVNQRWLEIIGYSKDELEPFTIDTWINLVHPEDLKISEDALNKLINHETDFYSVEVRMKHKNGSWVWILDSGKVVEWSSNGQPMIAIGTHIDINDNKELQLKYKYNEIFLKQIIENTKDIIYRMDLQGNFTYLSPAWTKNLKHPLHQVLNHSFKAFVHPEDIHMLEDFFSNIKNSSQHQELTKFRLKHLDGPWRYYQTSASPIFENGIIIGYAGIARDISDYVSINQQLQAQVKELDVFFEVSLDLLAIVDSKGFFYRINQSWVDLLGYSIEELKSRPIIEFLHEDDIKMTKSIIDNVIHKKKEIADYINRYRSIDGQYHYIEWKAIPYGEFFYVSGRDITSEVQIKKDLINQKKHYEATLMSVGDGIIVTDILGVITNINKAAEKLIGFKQKEALGKPLSSIFDIYRNKHFTKLEDIISKVVKEKKPLEIHDITLNTKFSSYMQIDDSVAPIFDDENQVTGIVIVFRDVTKELENKKKIEYLSYHDYLTDFYNRYYLEKVVNEIIDASFYPLGIISMDINDLKSVNDNYGHSKGDYIIKKAAEIIRKNIDSDYFFRIGGDEFLVFVHSKNKVLLEEIHKNIIRDISQTYSEECPLSLAYGYVYVEKTDLDIYEGIKLADSNMYENKKKYK comes from the coding sequence ATGTGGAGAGAATATATTCATAGTTCAGAACAATTAAATATTATGGTCGATGCTATGAATGCAGGTTCTTGGGTATGGAACATTCAAAGCAGAGATATTATGGTTAATCAAAGGTGGCTTGAAATTATTGGTTATAGTAAAGATGAACTAGAACCGTTTACTATTGATACTTGGATTAATTTAGTTCATCCCGAAGATCTAAAAATATCAGAAGATGCCTTAAATAAGCTGATTAATCATGAAACTGATTTTTATTCGGTAGAAGTAAGAATGAAACACAAAAATGGTTCTTGGGTGTGGATTTTAGATAGTGGTAAGGTAGTTGAATGGTCAAGTAATGGGCAACCAATGATTGCTATTGGAACTCACATTGATATAAATGATAATAAAGAATTGCAATTAAAGTATAAGTATAACGAAATTTTTCTAAAGCAAATCATTGAAAATACCAAAGATATTATTTATAGAATGGACTTACAAGGGAATTTTACCTACTTGTCTCCAGCTTGGACTAAAAATTTAAAACATCCACTTCATCAAGTTTTAAATCATTCTTTTAAAGCCTTTGTTCATCCTGAAGATATCCATATGCTTGAAGACTTTTTTTCTAATATAAAAAATTCTAGTCAACATCAAGAACTTACAAAATTCCGTTTAAAACACCTTGATGGACCATGGAGATATTATCAAACGAGTGCATCACCAATCTTTGAAAACGGAATAATTATAGGCTATGCAGGTATAGCTAGAGATATCTCAGACTATGTTAGTATAAACCAACAATTACAAGCTCAAGTAAAAGAATTAGATGTATTTTTTGAAGTTTCTTTAGATTTACTAGCCATCGTTGATTCAAAAGGTTTTTTCTATAGGATAAACCAATCTTGGGTAGATTTATTAGGATATTCTATTGAAGAATTAAAAAGCAGACCAATTATTGAATTTCTTCATGAAGATGATATAAAAATGACTAAGTCAATTATTGATAATGTTATCCATAAAAAAAAGGAAATAGCTGATTATATCAATAGATACCGTTCTATAGATGGTCAATACCATTATATTGAATGGAAAGCAATTCCCTATGGTGAATTTTTTTATGTATCTGGTCGAGATATTACTAGTGAAGTTCAAATAAAAAAAGATTTAATCAATCAAAAAAAACATTATGAAGCAACTCTTATGTCAGTTGGGGATGGTATCATAGTGACTGATATCTTAGGAGTGATTACTAATATAAATAAGGCAGCTGAAAAATTAATTGGTTTTAAGCAAAAGGAAGCTTTAGGGAAACCACTAAGTTCTATTTTTGATATTTATAGAAATAAGCATTTTACTAAGTTAGAAGATATCATTAGTAAGGTTGTTAAAGAGAAAAAACCCTTAGAAATTCATGACATCACCCTTAATACAAAATTTTCTTCATACATGCAAATAGATGATTCAGTTGCGCCTATTTTTGATGATGAAAACCAAGTAACAGGCATAGTTATTGTTTTTAGAGATGTTACTAAAGAACTAGAAAATAAGAAGAAGATTGAGTATTTAAGTTATCATGATTATCTCACTGATTTTTATAATCGATATTACTTAGAAAAAGTTGTTAATGAAATCATAGATGCATCTTTTTATCCCTTAGGTATTATATCTATGGATATTAATGATCTAAAAAGTGTAAATGACAACTATGGTCATTCTAAAGGTGATTATATCATTAAAAAAGCAGCTGAAATAATTAGAAAAAATATAGACAGTGATTATTTTTTTAGAATAGGTGGAGATGAATTTTTAGTTTTCGTTCATTCGAAGAATAAAGTTTTATTAGAAGAAATTCATAAGAATATCATCCGAGATATTAGTCAAACATATAGTGAGGAATGTCCATTATCATTGGCTTATGGTTATGTATATGTGGAAAAAACTGATTTAGATATCTATGAAGGAATTAAGTTGGCTGATTCTAATATGTATGAAAATAAGAAAAAATATAAATAA